TGCTCGCGGAGCTGGCGGCCCTTCGGTTGCGCCGGGGAGCGGTAGAGGAAGCGGCATCGCTCCTCCAGGAAGCCCACGCCGCAGGCGCCTCGCAGGACGCCGTGGGGTTCGTGCGCGTCCTCCTGGTGGAGGCGGATCTGCATGCGGCACGGGGAGATCTGTCCGCCGCAACCCGGGCCGCCCGGGCGGCCCTGCGCGCCGGACGGCGGCTCCGCCTGCCATGGGCCTGCGCCCTCGCCCACCGCCGGCTCGCCTGGCTCAGTCCCTCGCCGCGCGGGCGCCGGATGCATCTTCTGAGTGGAATCGCCTACGCCCACCGCATCCTCGCAGCGGTTCCCGCGGATCTCCGGTGGAGCACCTATCGAGAGTTCCAGCAGCTGTACGGGGAGGGCCTACGGGTCCTAGCGGAGGCAGGGCAACCGGACCGGGCGTGGGAGGTGGCGCAAGGCATGAAGGCCCAGGGCATGGCCCAGCTCCTCCTCAGAGACCCTGTGGCGCACCTGCGCGCCCCCACCCCATCCGAGGACTCCCTTGTCCGGGAGCTGCAGCGCCTGCACACCCAATACCGCGTCCTCGCCTCCGGGACCCTGGAGGCACCCGCGGATCCTACGGTCCTCCGCACACTGGAGCGCCGGATTCAGGAGCTCGTGGAACGGCTCGCGGTCCACGGCACAGCCCTGGACGAGGCGGTGCTCCTGGGCTTTCCACACGCACCTGAACGGCCCTCCTTTGGCTCCGAGACGGCCCTGGTGGAGTACGTGGCCATGCCCGACGAGCTGCTCGCCTTCTGCCTGCGGGATCGAAGCGTGCGGATCTTCCGGAACCTGGCGCCCCTGCCCGAGGTCCACCGACGTACCCGCTGGCTCGGGCTGGGCCTGCACGCGTACGCCTCCGGCCACCTGAAACCGCAGGAGGCCCTGGCGCAGATTACTCGGGTCCTCAGGGATCTCTCCACCCTGCTCCTGCAGCCCCTGGAGCCTGCCTTATCGGGGTGCCGAAGACTCATCCTCGCCCCCAGCGGCCTCCTGTTCGGGCTTCCCTTTCATGCCTTCCTCCAGGGGGATCGGTGCGTGTGGGAGGATCGGGAGGTGAGCTACATCCCCGCCGGTTCCCTCCTCCCTCTGCTGGAGCGTCGGATCCCCACCAGAGGGCCCGCAGTACTCTTCGCCAGCACCCAGGGCGGCCAGATCCCGCAGGCCGCGGAGGAGGTGGCACGGATCGCCCGCTGGATTCCCGCCCGGGTGCTCCGGGAACCGACTCGGGAGATCTTCCTCTCCGAGCTGCGCCGATGCGCACTCCTGCATTTCGCGGGCCACTGCGTGTTCCACCCGGAGGCACCACTTCTGTCCGCCCTCCACCTTGCGGATGGTCCCCTCACGCTGCTGGATCTCCTGGAGGTGCCCGCGCGGGTGGAGCTCGTGGTGCTCAGTGGCTGCAGCACGGGAGCGCATACGGTGCTTCCTGGAGACGAGCTCTTCGGGTTCGCACGGGCCTGGCTGCGGGTCGGGGCCCGGGGGTTGGTGCTCTCCCTGTGGCCAGCGGAGGACTGGTCCACGTGCCAGCTCATGGAGGCCTTCTACCGGGAACTCGCAGGCGGTGTACCTCCCGCCGCGGCCCTGCGCACCGCAGCGCTCCAGATCCGGGAGAGGTTCCCACACCCCCTGCACTGGGCCGGATTCCTCTACATGGGTTCTCCGAAACTCGGACCACCATCCGTTGATTCTCCGGAGACTCCAGGAAGGAGGGAAAGGGAATGAATCGCCGCTGGCGGTATCTCGATGCGCACGTCCTCTTCGCAGGGCCTGCAGAGATTCTGCCCGCGCTGGAGCGGGACCATCCCGTCCGGTGCCTCATGTGCAAGACCACTCCCCGATCCGCTTTTGTTCCGGTCCGGGAGGGCCGCACCACCCGATGGACCCGGATCCCAATTCCCGCCTTCCCCCTGCCCACATACGGCTGGACCGTTCAGCCGTACGTGGTCGAATCGGAGGACCTCTCCCCGCGCGACCTCCTACGCCGGGTGCTTCGTGCACGCAGCCCCCCTGGAGCCTCCCCTGGTGGGATCCCTAGACTACGAAGCCCGCGGCCAGGCGGACGGGGTACACGGAAGTCCCACCCCGGACCAGGCCATCCGGATGCCGGACGCCACGGAAGCGGAGTTCCGCACACAGGTGGCCTTTGAGCGCATCGGGCTGCTGCGCATGGAGCGGGCGCCGCACCGACCCCGGGGCGCGGGGGTGACCGTGGTCATCCTGGACAGTGCTCCAGACCTGCAACGGGGTGAGCCCGCCTTCGATGCCGCACTCGTGGACGTGTACGTGGAGTGGCCGCACCCGCTCCCGGAGAACCTCCCAGCGCTGCGCAGCGTGGAGGAGGCCGAAGAGGAGGGGTGCGGGCTAAGCGAGCGCCGGCGATACCGGGCGTTCTCCCCTCTCGTGGCGGACGCGGACGGGATGCGACAGTACCGGGCCCACCACGGCCTCATGATCGCCGCCCTTGTGCGCCGGATCGCGCCAGAAGCGAACATCGTGCTCGTGCGGCTGCTGAACGGGGAGCTCGGGACCCTGACCGGGGACCTCATCGAGGCCATGCGCTGGGTGCGCCGCCTGCAGCGGGTGCCCCACCCCTCTGGTGCTCACTCCTTGGTGTACGGAAGCCTGGTATACAACCTGAGCCTAGGGGTGGACCGTTCCCAGCCGGAGACCGTGCAGTCCTGTGTCCTGCTGTGGGCCGTGGACGAGGCCGCCCGGGCGGGCGCGGTCCTGGTGTGCGCCGCCGGCAACCTTTCCGAGGGGCGGCCGGAGAACTGTCTGGAGCCCGCGGCCTACGGGCACTTCGGGGACACGCGGAGCGTCCGCACGCAGGTAATCCCCGTGGCCGCCAGCAGCTACGCATCCCCGGAGCGCTACGCGTGGTTCAGCAACGAAGCCCACTTCGCGGCACCCGGCGAGGACCTCATCCTGGACTGTGGGGTGGAGGTGGCAGGCAGCCGCTACGTGCGGTGGTCAGGAACCTCCTTCGCCTCCGCCCTCGTCACGGGAATCGTGGCCCTGCACCTCAGCGCGGGCCTTCCTCCGTACGAGGTCAAGCAGCGGCTGTGGGAGGAGGCTCGCCATCCCCACTCCTGGGACGGCGTGCACCTGGTGCAGGCGGGCGGGTAGTACCCGCGTCAGCATTCCGTCTTCACCCCCACGTGAACAAACGGGAGGTCTCTAGGCGTAGGAGAACAGGACGGAGGTGAGATGGTGCGTAGGATCGGCGTGCTTCTCCTGCTGTTGGCTCTTTTGGCGGGGATCTGGGCGTGGAAGCCGGCCCGGGCAGCCCCCGCTCCCGCGGATCGGTTCGTGTGCTGGGACCCCGCGGTCCGATCCCAGATCGAGACGGTCTACGACCGGCACCGCACCAGCCTGCGCAACGCCCGGCTGCGGGTGGAGGACGAGCGGTACGCCCTGCGGCGGCTGCTGCTCTCCCCTCAGGCCACCCGGCAGCAGGTGGAGTCCCAGGTCGCGCGCCTACTGGAG
The DNA window shown above is from Armatimonadota bacterium and carries:
- a CDS encoding CHAT domain-containing protein; this encodes MEPDLAWEATTEAELRARFGPPTPETVEILKDRLDRLAHRAPSAALHGARILVAYAASGAPACRALAQLALANALLWTDRLREAASAYDVARACAEEAADPVLGARCGIGKMGALFLQGRSEEALALADAIEPVLAGSDQPLLLARVLSQRATLLKHRGDLVGAVEAYTRAIALLRGVEGGALDLTIALHNLALGLLRLGRAEEALHRLEEAREAAHQARSTLWEARVAAAEGELDTYLGRYARAIVAFEQAADLYEGAGVGATAAMYRLRAMEGWLYLGRWERVEQEAGPLAEDLHVRGFAAEAARVRYLLALAHRQAGRWTEAEDLLRQAASAFAAAQRTLWRTAVLAELAALRLRRGAVEEAASLLQEAHAAGASQDAVGFVRVLLVEADLHAARGDLSAATRAARAALRAGRRLRLPWACALAHRRLAWLSPSPRGRRMHLLSGIAYAHRILAAVPADLRWSTYREFQQLYGEGLRVLAEAGQPDRAWEVAQGMKAQGMAQLLLRDPVAHLRAPTPSEDSLVRELQRLHTQYRVLASGTLEAPADPTVLRTLERRIQELVERLAVHGTALDEAVLLGFPHAPERPSFGSETALVEYVAMPDELLAFCLRDRSVRIFRNLAPLPEVHRRTRWLGLGLHAYASGHLKPQEALAQITRVLRDLSTLLLQPLEPALSGCRRLILAPSGLLFGLPFHAFLQGDRCVWEDREVSYIPAGSLLPLLERRIPTRGPAVLFASTQGGQIPQAAEEVARIARWIPARVLREPTREIFLSELRRCALLHFAGHCVFHPEAPLLSALHLADGPLTLLDLLEVPARVELVVLSGCSTGAHTVLPGDELFGFARAWLRVGARGLVLSLWPAEDWSTCQLMEAFYRELAGGVPPAAALRTAALQIRERFPHPLHWAGFLYMGSPKLGPPSVDSPETPGRRERE
- a CDS encoding S8/S53 family peptidase, with amino-acid sequence MGSLDYEARGQADGVHGSPTPDQAIRMPDATEAEFRTQVAFERIGLLRMERAPHRPRGAGVTVVILDSAPDLQRGEPAFDAALVDVYVEWPHPLPENLPALRSVEEAEEEGCGLSERRRYRAFSPLVADADGMRQYRAHHGLMIAALVRRIAPEANIVLVRLLNGELGTLTGDLIEAMRWVRRLQRVPHPSGAHSLVYGSLVYNLSLGVDRSQPETVQSCVLLWAVDEAARAGAVLVCAAGNLSEGRPENCLEPAAYGHFGDTRSVRTQVIPVAASSYASPERYAWFSNEAHFAAPGEDLILDCGVEVAGSRYVRWSGTSFASALVTGIVALHLSAGLPPYEVKQRLWEEARHPHSWDGVHLVQAGG
- a CDS encoding periplasmic heavy metal sensor; its protein translation is MVRRIGVLLLLLALLAGIWAWKPARAAPAPADRFVCWDPAVRSQIETVYDRHRTSLRNARLRVEDERYALRRLLLSPQATRQQVESQVARLLEAQTALQRARLGLLLDLRESVPADRREQVLRCALGPWRGFRR